A stretch of the Sorangium aterium genome encodes the following:
- a CDS encoding PspA/IM30 family protein: protein MGIFARLATLIKSNLNDLISRSEDPEKMLNQVVIDMANQLIEAKKQVAVSIADEKRLAKQAEQEAAHAAEWERRAMLAIKAGDDALAKEALNRKKEHDQLATSYKDQWQKQKQAVDQLKTALRLLNNKIEEAKRKKNVLIARKKRAEAQKAIQETMSGLNNASAFETFDRMANKIDQIEAEAEAAGEIAEQYTGDTLAHRFGQLEATAGADDELLALKRKMGVLPPEPPPAAAPPPQVRVAGAGGAPAAAPQAEQDELAAAIAELEAEEQREQARMKR, encoded by the coding sequence ATGGGAATTTTCGCGCGCCTTGCGACCCTCATCAAGTCGAACCTGAACGACCTCATCAGCCGCTCGGAGGACCCCGAGAAGATGCTGAACCAGGTCGTCATCGACATGGCAAACCAGCTGATCGAGGCGAAGAAGCAGGTCGCCGTCTCGATCGCCGACGAGAAGCGGCTGGCCAAGCAGGCCGAGCAGGAGGCCGCGCACGCCGCGGAGTGGGAGCGCAGGGCGATGCTCGCGATCAAGGCGGGCGACGACGCGCTGGCCAAGGAGGCGCTGAACCGCAAGAAGGAGCACGACCAGCTCGCCACCTCCTACAAGGACCAGTGGCAGAAGCAGAAGCAGGCCGTCGACCAGCTGAAGACGGCGCTGCGCCTCCTGAACAACAAGATCGAGGAGGCGAAGCGCAAGAAGAACGTGCTCATCGCCCGGAAGAAGCGGGCCGAGGCGCAGAAGGCCATCCAGGAGACGATGAGCGGCCTGAACAACGCCTCCGCCTTCGAGACGTTCGACCGGATGGCGAACAAGATCGACCAGATCGAGGCCGAGGCCGAGGCCGCCGGGGAGATCGCCGAGCAGTACACGGGCGACACGCTGGCGCACCGATTCGGGCAGCTCGAGGCGACGGCGGGCGCGGACGACGAGCTGCTCGCGCTCAAGCGGAAGATGGGCGTGCTCCCGCCCGAGCCGCCGCCCGCCGCGGCGCCGCCGCCTCAGGTGCGCGTGGCCGGCGCGGGCGGCGCGCCGGCCGCCGCGCCCCAGGCCGAGCAGGACGAGCTCGCGGCGGCGATCGCGGAGCTCGAGGCCGAAGAACAACGTGAACAAGCCAGGATGAAGCGCTAG
- a CDS encoding glycosyltransferase produces MKTTEHATMTGARRHDRLVIAHVLNSFQVGGAEQVVVDLAGLQRAAGHEVMVVGIETNPDGPRAAQLRERDVAVHMLPKRSGFDLKLPGKLAAFFAKHGVSIVHSHNQLPLIYATAAGRLHRVPVCHTLHGAMFDQGRRAWLRHMAARLADAHVAVSQSTADFMLKHKEVPSSKLHVVLNGIDLSRFRPDAAARHRIRAELGIPQDAWVAGAVGRLSQVKNHALLLRAAAAAGILSGDSDDARLLLVGDGPEAAALRALAEELGISDRVVFAGERHDVPGLLSASDVFVLSSKSEGLPLSMVEAMATGLPVISTAVGGIPALIADGETGFLVPSDDEGALAAKLAALKGDPTQSAAMGKRGRKLALRRYSAERMMASYMDIYETLLARRESERRGVLRPSELLAGLNA; encoded by the coding sequence ATGAAGACCACCGAGCATGCGACGATGACCGGAGCACGCCGCCACGACCGTCTCGTGATTGCACACGTGCTGAACTCCTTCCAGGTGGGCGGCGCCGAGCAGGTCGTGGTGGATCTGGCCGGGCTGCAGCGCGCCGCCGGACATGAGGTGATGGTCGTGGGCATCGAGACGAACCCCGACGGGCCGCGCGCGGCGCAGCTCCGGGAGCGCGACGTCGCGGTGCACATGCTGCCGAAGCGCTCCGGCTTCGACCTCAAGCTCCCCGGGAAGCTCGCGGCGTTCTTCGCCAAGCACGGTGTCTCGATCGTGCACTCGCACAACCAGCTGCCGCTCATCTACGCCACGGCCGCGGGCCGGCTGCACCGTGTACCTGTGTGCCACACGCTGCACGGCGCCATGTTCGATCAGGGACGCAGGGCGTGGCTGCGGCACATGGCCGCCAGGCTCGCCGACGCGCACGTGGCCGTGTCGCAGTCCACGGCCGACTTCATGCTGAAGCACAAAGAGGTGCCGAGCTCGAAGCTCCATGTGGTCTTGAATGGAATCGACCTCTCCCGGTTCAGGCCGGACGCCGCGGCGCGGCACCGCATCCGAGCCGAGCTCGGGATCCCCCAGGACGCGTGGGTCGCCGGGGCGGTCGGGCGCCTGTCGCAGGTCAAGAACCACGCGCTCTTGCTCCGCGCGGCCGCCGCCGCGGGGATCCTGTCGGGCGACTCGGACGACGCGCGCCTCCTCCTGGTCGGAGACGGGCCCGAAGCCGCCGCGCTGCGCGCCCTCGCCGAAGAGCTGGGCATCAGCGACCGCGTGGTCTTCGCAGGCGAGCGGCACGACGTACCGGGGCTCCTCTCCGCCAGCGACGTCTTCGTCCTGTCGTCGAAGTCCGAGGGTCTGCCGCTCTCCATGGTGGAAGCCATGGCCACGGGGCTGCCGGTGATCTCGACCGCCGTGGGCGGCATCCCTGCCCTGATCGCCGACGGGGAGACGGGCTTCCTCGTGCCGTCGGACGACGAGGGCGCGCTCGCCGCCAAGCTCGCCGCGCTCAAGGGGGATCCCACGCAGTCCGCGGCGATGGGCAAGCGCGGGAGGAAGCTCGCGCTGCGGCGCTACTCGGCCGAACGCATGATGGCGAGCTACATGGATATCTACGAGACCCTCCTCGCCCGGCGCGAGTCGGAGCGGCGAGGCGTGCTGCGGCCTAGCGAGCTGCTCGCTGGCCTGAACGCATAA
- a CDS encoding B12-binding domain-containing radical SAM protein, which translates to MQIELIATASEDSAYLPRVGLGTLAALTPPEDEIIYTDDVVQPFDLQRDVKDVDLVGISVDSKTARRSYDIAAAYRRRGVKVVLGGIHPTACPDEALQHADAVVVGEAEDAWPALLADVKRGELKPIYRPELPSLAGRPPPRRDLFTSKKYIPFQVVQTMRGCPYPCEFCSVSTANGTTMRFRPTDEVLSELRSLGKLIMFADDNVMIHRAYSKELFTRMVPLKKHWIGQCSLAAVKRLENVKLMAESGCKALFIGFESIDEETVKFTGKRQNRPSQYKDTMAMLHDHGISVWGSFVFGFDTDDPEVFDRTVEFGIDMKLTMALYAILTPYPATQLYRRLKAEGRLTDERWWLRRDHDAGSPYFVPKQMSRERLREGWVSAWTKFYSPSSIWRRFTLTRQSSWIQLAGFFPLNFMQHTLAHRKIAGGEQRFRSGVHIEETAASSVAQPQPQPEPRPAGAKGARQLPIIG; encoded by the coding sequence ATGCAGATCGAGCTCATCGCCACGGCAAGCGAAGATTCCGCGTACCTGCCCCGGGTGGGGCTCGGCACCCTCGCGGCGCTCACGCCCCCCGAGGATGAGATCATCTACACCGATGACGTCGTACAGCCCTTCGATCTCCAGCGCGACGTCAAGGACGTCGACCTCGTCGGGATCAGCGTCGACAGCAAGACCGCCCGCCGCAGCTACGATATCGCCGCCGCTTACCGCAGGCGCGGCGTGAAGGTGGTGCTCGGCGGCATCCACCCGACGGCCTGCCCCGACGAGGCCCTGCAGCACGCGGATGCCGTCGTGGTCGGCGAGGCGGAGGACGCCTGGCCCGCCCTGCTCGCGGACGTGAAGCGCGGCGAGCTCAAGCCGATCTACCGCCCGGAGCTGCCGAGCCTCGCGGGCAGGCCCCCGCCGCGGCGCGACCTGTTCACCTCCAAGAAGTACATCCCGTTCCAGGTCGTGCAGACGATGCGCGGCTGCCCGTATCCGTGCGAGTTCTGCAGCGTGTCGACGGCGAACGGCACCACGATGCGGTTCCGCCCGACCGACGAGGTGCTGAGCGAGCTCCGGTCGCTCGGCAAGCTCATCATGTTCGCGGACGACAACGTGATGATCCACCGGGCTTACTCGAAAGAGCTCTTCACCCGGATGGTCCCGCTGAAGAAGCACTGGATAGGGCAGTGCTCGCTCGCCGCGGTCAAGCGCCTCGAGAACGTGAAGCTCATGGCCGAGAGCGGGTGCAAGGCGCTCTTCATCGGCTTCGAGAGCATCGACGAGGAGACGGTGAAGTTCACCGGAAAGCGGCAGAACCGGCCCTCCCAGTACAAGGACACGATGGCGATGCTCCACGATCACGGCATCTCCGTCTGGGGGAGCTTCGTCTTCGGCTTCGATACGGACGATCCCGAGGTGTTCGATCGCACCGTGGAGTTCGGCATCGACATGAAGCTGACGATGGCGCTGTATGCCATCCTCACCCCGTACCCCGCGACGCAGCTGTACCGCCGCCTCAAGGCGGAGGGGCGCCTCACGGACGAGCGCTGGTGGCTGCGCCGCGACCACGACGCCGGCTCGCCCTATTTCGTTCCCAAGCAGATGTCGCGGGAGCGGCTCCGGGAGGGGTGGGTGTCCGCGTGGACGAAATTCTACTCGCCGTCCTCGATATGGCGCAGGTTCACCCTCACGCGGCAGTCGAGCTGGATCCAGCTGGCGGGCTTCTTCCCGCTGAATTTCATGCAGCACACGCTGGCGCACCGCAAGATCGCGGGCGGCGAGCAGCGCTTCCGCTCCGGCGTGCACATCGAGGAGACGGCCGCTTCGTCCGTGGCGCAGCCGCAGCCGCAGCCGGAGCCGCGGCCCGCGGGGGCCAAGGGCGCTCGGCAGCTCCCGATCATCGGATAG
- a CDS encoding serine/threonine-protein kinase translates to MAIHPGDVVAGYRVTRLLGRGGMGEVWAATRESDNQQVAIKVLLARAAMKPDLVRRFDREAKIASAIQSPYVCQLLEVGQTDEGEHLLVFEQLDGESLADRLKREQYLPFSEVGPIIDDVLQGLVAAHAAGVIHRDLKPGNIYLEHLGLPDRRERAKILDFGISKLTRREKEEPTLTAFDATLGSFAYMAPEQVRGAARADERADIYAVGAVAFRALSGRLPFEGANAAVLVAMKLDRPAPSLAEATGEKWPVGIERFLERALDRRREGRFGSAGEALSSWRAIQPANITRATRRSQRSRYPSELPDAFLEDNPTVVDGPPTMTENGGFTDAGHSSPPPAPLAPPRAGSTVPPPPPSRAAAPPASPSRTGVGAPPAPPSRTGVGAPPAPPSRAGAGAPPPPPSRAGVGAPPPPPSRAGAGAPPAPPSRAGAGAPPPPPSRAGAGAPPPPPSRAGAGAPPPPPSRAGAGAPPPPPSRGGGAEIPRPEGPPSRRKTERH, encoded by the coding sequence GTGGCGATCCACCCGGGCGACGTCGTTGCTGGCTACCGTGTCACCCGCCTGCTCGGGCGGGGCGGCATGGGCGAAGTCTGGGCAGCAACACGGGAATCGGACAATCAGCAGGTTGCGATCAAGGTCCTGCTGGCGCGCGCCGCGATGAAGCCGGATCTCGTGCGGCGCTTCGACCGCGAGGCGAAGATCGCCTCGGCCATCCAGAGCCCGTACGTCTGCCAGCTGCTCGAGGTCGGCCAGACGGACGAGGGCGAGCACCTGCTCGTGTTCGAGCAGCTCGACGGCGAGTCGCTGGCGGACCGGCTGAAGCGCGAGCAGTACCTGCCGTTCAGCGAGGTCGGGCCGATCATCGACGACGTGCTCCAGGGGCTCGTGGCCGCGCACGCCGCGGGCGTCATCCACCGCGATCTGAAGCCGGGCAACATCTACCTCGAGCACCTCGGCCTGCCGGACCGGCGCGAGCGCGCGAAGATCCTCGATTTCGGCATCTCGAAGCTCACGCGGCGCGAGAAGGAAGAGCCGACGCTCACCGCCTTCGACGCGACGCTGGGATCGTTCGCGTACATGGCGCCGGAGCAGGTGCGGGGCGCCGCGCGGGCCGACGAGCGGGCCGACATCTACGCGGTCGGCGCGGTGGCCTTCCGGGCCCTGTCCGGGCGGCTGCCGTTCGAGGGGGCGAACGCCGCGGTGCTCGTCGCGATGAAGCTCGACCGCCCGGCGCCGTCGCTCGCCGAGGCGACCGGCGAGAAATGGCCGGTGGGCATCGAGCGCTTCCTCGAGCGGGCGCTCGATCGCCGGCGCGAAGGGCGCTTCGGCTCCGCGGGAGAGGCGCTGTCGAGCTGGCGCGCCATCCAGCCGGCGAACATCACCCGCGCGACGCGCCGCTCGCAGCGGAGCAGGTATCCCTCCGAGCTGCCCGACGCGTTCCTGGAAGACAACCCCACGGTCGTCGACGGCCCCCCGACGATGACGGAGAACGGCGGCTTCACCGACGCCGGCCACAGCTCGCCGCCCCCTGCTCCGCTCGCCCCTCCCAGGGCCGGGAGCACCGTGCCGCCGCCGCCGCCGAGCAGGGCCGCTGCGCCGCCGGCGTCGCCGAGCAGGACGGGCGTGGGCGCGCCGCCGGCGCCGCCGAGCAGGACCGGCGTGGGCGCGCCGCCGGCGCCGCCGAGCAGGGCGGGCGCGGGCGCGCCGCCGCCACCGCCGAGCAGGGCGGGCGTGGGCGCGCCGCCGCCACCGCCGAGCAGGGCGGGCGCGGGCGCGCCGCCGGCGCCGCCGAGCAGGGCGGGCGCAGGCGCGCCGCCGCCACCGCCGAGCAGGGCGGGCGCGGGCGCGCCGCCGCCACCGCCGAGCAGGGCGGGCGCGGGCGCGCCGCCGCCACCGCCGAGCAGGGCGGGCGCGGGCGCGCCGCCGCCACCGCCGAGCAGGGGCGGGGGCGCAGAGATTCCCCGGCCGGAGGGACCCCCTTCGCGCCGCAAGACAGAGAGGCACTGA
- a CDS encoding serine/threonine-protein kinase, with amino-acid sequence MEFENVTNAQRAQARVGTSLNGAWRLDALIGLGGMAAVYAATHRKGQRVAIKLLHPERARDRGDRARFLREKAIAQTVDHPGVAAVIADDVTEDGSPFLVMELLEGESLLQRWKAQRGPLPPAEVLSVSEQILEVLAAAHARGVVHRDLKPDNIFLTRERGVKILDFGIARLRVPSGQTSLVGLRAMGTPAYMPPEQARARWDLVDARTDLWALGATMFSLLTDRYVQEAPTVNELFFLRMTCPIPSLARVAPSMFPAVVRVVDRALEFAQADRWPDARSMLAALREAHVALALAPPRSTLVPPPRSTLVPPPRSTLVPPPRSTLAPPPRSTLAPATDPRDLGALDERPPSGRPQARLSRTAALSSPPSLATSRRARSTIPRAP; translated from the coding sequence ATGGAGTTCGAGAATGTCACGAACGCCCAGAGAGCGCAGGCGCGGGTGGGAACGTCGCTCAACGGCGCATGGCGGCTGGACGCGCTGATCGGCCTCGGCGGGATGGCGGCCGTGTATGCCGCGACGCACCGGAAGGGCCAGCGGGTCGCGATCAAGCTGCTGCACCCCGAGAGGGCGAGGGACCGGGGCGATCGCGCGCGGTTTCTCCGAGAGAAGGCCATCGCGCAGACGGTCGATCACCCGGGGGTCGCGGCGGTGATCGCGGACGACGTGACCGAGGACGGCTCGCCGTTCCTCGTGATGGAGCTCCTCGAGGGAGAGAGCCTTCTCCAGCGCTGGAAGGCGCAGAGGGGCCCGCTCCCGCCGGCCGAGGTCCTCTCCGTGAGCGAGCAGATCCTGGAGGTGCTCGCGGCAGCGCACGCGAGGGGCGTCGTTCACCGGGATCTGAAGCCTGACAACATCTTCCTCACGCGAGAGCGCGGGGTGAAGATCCTCGACTTCGGCATCGCGCGCCTGCGGGTCCCCTCGGGGCAAACCTCCCTCGTGGGGCTCCGCGCGATGGGCACGCCGGCGTACATGCCGCCCGAGCAGGCCCGCGCGCGCTGGGATCTCGTCGACGCGCGGACGGACCTCTGGGCGCTGGGGGCGACGATGTTCTCGCTGCTGACGGACCGCTACGTCCAGGAGGCGCCTACCGTCAACGAGCTCTTCTTCCTGAGGATGACCTGCCCGATTCCGTCGCTCGCGCGGGTCGCGCCGTCGATGTTTCCGGCCGTGGTGCGGGTGGTGGACCGCGCGCTCGAGTTCGCGCAGGCGGATCGCTGGCCGGATGCGCGGTCGATGCTGGCAGCTTTGCGCGAGGCGCACGTCGCGCTCGCGCTCGCGCCACCCCGGAGCACGCTGGTGCCGCCACCCCGGAGCACACTGGTGCCGCCGCCCCGGAGCACACTGGTGCCGCCACCCCGGAGCACGCTCGCGCCGCCGCCCCGGAGCACGCTCGCGCCAGCGACGGACCCGCGCGACCTCGGCGCGCTGGACGAACGGCCGCCTTCGGGTCGTCCCCAGGCGCGGCTTTCCCGGACGGCGGCGCTCTCGTCGCCGCCGTCGCTCGCGACGAGCCGGCGTGCGCGCTCGACGATCCCCCGCGCGCCTTGA
- a CDS encoding sigma 54-interacting transcriptional regulator produces MLDATVGTKNRVEVRGGRIRLTKSSAARGGGWIEIGTDPVIVGRNAACQLVLDDAKVSAVHAEFVATEQGVRVRDLDSRNGTFVGGVRVGDIYLLTSTKLRLGETEIQFEPLRPERITVSAIPSFGPLVASSPGMRAIFERLSKMAPTDLTVLITGETGTGKELVAQALHLASARSKKPFVVVDCGSIPPTLAEATLFGHERGAFTGAVDKRLSPFIEADGGTIFLDELGELPLEVQPKLLRALAERRIKSVGGSSYREVDVRVLAATRRDLVRAVNGGNFRSDLYFRVAQIKIELPALRQRVEDIPVLVRRMLKDLGDESAYERVSNMTLERLMRHDWPGNVRELRNAVAVAFALAAEGEEIDIAAHLGALTETPVHPSSSSPSIPPGAGGSAAGSSFASMKGRQFQEAKRDVLARFERDYFAALSEDAKGNVSEMARRAGMERAHVRAYLRRHGIGAKQEQE; encoded by the coding sequence TTGCTCGACGCAACGGTAGGCACGAAGAACCGGGTCGAGGTGCGCGGCGGGCGCATCCGCCTCACGAAATCGTCGGCCGCGCGCGGCGGCGGATGGATCGAGATCGGCACCGATCCCGTCATCGTCGGCCGCAACGCGGCCTGCCAGCTGGTCCTCGACGACGCCAAGGTCAGCGCGGTGCACGCCGAGTTCGTCGCCACGGAGCAGGGCGTGCGCGTGCGCGATCTCGACAGCCGGAACGGGACCTTCGTCGGCGGCGTGCGGGTCGGCGACATCTACCTGCTCACGAGCACGAAGCTGCGGCTCGGCGAGACCGAGATCCAGTTCGAGCCCCTGCGGCCCGAGCGCATCACGGTCTCGGCGATCCCGTCGTTCGGCCCGCTCGTGGCGAGCAGCCCCGGGATGCGGGCCATCTTCGAGCGCCTGTCCAAGATGGCGCCGACCGACCTCACGGTGCTCATCACGGGCGAGACCGGCACGGGCAAGGAGCTCGTCGCGCAGGCGCTGCACCTGGCGAGCGCCCGCTCGAAGAAGCCGTTCGTGGTCGTGGACTGCGGCTCGATCCCGCCGACCCTGGCCGAGGCGACGCTGTTCGGCCACGAGCGCGGCGCGTTCACGGGCGCTGTCGACAAGCGCCTCTCGCCGTTCATCGAGGCGGACGGCGGCACGATCTTCCTCGACGAGCTCGGCGAGCTGCCGCTCGAGGTGCAGCCGAAGCTCCTCCGCGCGCTCGCCGAGCGCCGCATCAAGAGCGTCGGCGGCTCGAGCTACCGCGAGGTCGACGTGCGCGTGCTCGCGGCGACGCGCCGCGACCTCGTGCGGGCCGTCAACGGCGGCAACTTCCGGAGCGACCTCTACTTCCGCGTCGCGCAGATCAAGATCGAGCTGCCGGCGCTCCGGCAGCGCGTGGAGGACATCCCCGTGCTCGTCCGCAGGATGCTGAAGGATCTCGGCGACGAGAGCGCCTACGAGCGCGTCTCGAACATGACGCTCGAGCGGCTGATGCGGCACGACTGGCCGGGCAACGTCCGCGAGCTCAGGAACGCCGTCGCCGTCGCGTTCGCGCTCGCCGCCGAGGGCGAGGAGATCGACATCGCGGCGCACCTCGGCGCCCTCACCGAGACGCCGGTGCACCCGAGCTCCTCCTCGCCGTCGATCCCGCCGGGCGCCGGCGGCAGCGCGGCCGGCAGCTCGTTCGCGTCGATGAAGGGCCGCCAGTTCCAGGAGGCGAAGCGCGACGTCCTCGCGCGGTTCGAGCGCGACTACTTCGCCGCCCTGTCCGAGGACGCGAAGGGCAACGTGAGCGAGATGGCGCGGCGCGCGGGCATGGAGCGGGCGCACGTGCGGGCTTACCTCCGCCGCCACGGCATCGGCGCGAAGCAGGAACAGGAGTGA
- a CDS encoding monovalent cation:proton antiporter-2 (CPA2) family protein, with protein MSLLSDAAVFLGAAVVAVPLFKRIGLGAVLGYLVAGALLGPWGLRIITNVEDILHFSELGVVLLLFLIGLELQPSRLWVLRRAVFGLGGAQVAVTGALIGLTGAALGLRADTAAIAGVGLSLSSTAFVLQILAEKGQMQSQHGRSAFGILLFQDLAVIPLLAVLPLLSHGGGAPAEGSAVASSLKAVAVLLAVVAGGRYLVRPVFRAIAATHAHEIFTAAALLVVLGTALLMVQVGLSMSLGAFMAGVLLADSEYRHELEADIEPFKGLLMGLFFIAVGMSANIGLVVARPLLVLGLVLGVMALKAAVLFVLGRATGHARGSARDLALALPQGGEFAFVLFGMAAGQGIMDRLLTDLLVVVVTLSMALTPLVIALGDAIVKRWRRGAPEREFDAIDDNDPRVIIAGYGRFGQIVSRVLRTRKIPFTALDASATQVDFVRRYGNKIYYGDASRLDLLRAARADKAKIFVLAIDDVASSVKTAEVVKQHFPDIRIYARARNRQHAYQLMDIGVTVLERETFLSSLEVAARVLEGLGMRERDARATIERFRAHDEKVLLRGHAVHNDEVKLIEAAKQAAQELEGLFESDEIAPSGRDDKAAAV; from the coding sequence ATGAGCTTGCTCTCTGACGCCGCAGTCTTTCTCGGCGCGGCCGTGGTCGCCGTGCCGCTGTTCAAGCGGATCGGCCTCGGCGCGGTGCTCGGCTACCTCGTCGCGGGCGCGCTGCTCGGCCCGTGGGGGCTGCGGATCATCACCAACGTCGAAGACATCCTCCACTTCTCGGAGCTCGGCGTGGTGCTGCTGCTCTTCCTCATCGGCCTCGAGCTCCAGCCGTCGCGGCTCTGGGTGCTCCGCCGCGCCGTGTTCGGCCTCGGCGGCGCGCAGGTCGCCGTCACGGGCGCGCTCATCGGGCTGACCGGCGCCGCGCTCGGCCTGCGCGCCGACACGGCGGCCATCGCGGGCGTCGGGCTCTCGCTCTCGTCGACGGCGTTCGTCCTGCAGATCCTGGCCGAGAAGGGCCAGATGCAGTCGCAGCACGGCCGCTCCGCGTTCGGCATCCTGCTCTTCCAGGACCTCGCCGTGATCCCGCTGCTCGCGGTGCTCCCCCTGCTCAGCCACGGGGGCGGGGCCCCCGCCGAGGGGAGCGCCGTCGCCTCGTCGCTCAAGGCGGTGGCCGTGCTGCTCGCGGTCGTCGCCGGCGGCCGCTACCTCGTGCGCCCCGTCTTCCGGGCCATCGCCGCCACCCACGCCCACGAGATCTTCACCGCGGCGGCCCTGCTCGTCGTGCTCGGCACGGCGCTCCTCATGGTGCAGGTGGGCCTGTCCATGTCGCTCGGCGCTTTCATGGCGGGCGTGCTGCTCGCCGACTCGGAGTACCGCCACGAGCTCGAGGCGGACATCGAGCCGTTCAAGGGCCTGCTCATGGGGCTCTTCTTCATCGCCGTCGGCATGTCGGCGAACATCGGCCTCGTCGTCGCGCGGCCGCTGCTCGTCCTCGGGCTCGTCCTCGGCGTGATGGCGCTCAAGGCCGCCGTCCTGTTCGTCCTGGGCAGGGCGACCGGCCACGCGCGGGGCTCCGCGCGCGACCTCGCGCTCGCGCTCCCGCAGGGGGGCGAGTTCGCCTTCGTCCTCTTCGGGATGGCCGCGGGACAGGGCATCATGGACAGGCTCCTCACCGACCTCCTGGTCGTCGTGGTCACCCTGTCGATGGCGCTCACGCCGCTCGTCATCGCGCTCGGCGACGCGATCGTGAAGCGATGGCGGCGGGGCGCGCCAGAGCGCGAGTTCGACGCGATCGACGACAACGACCCCAGGGTCATCATCGCCGGATACGGCCGCTTCGGGCAGATCGTCTCTCGCGTCCTCCGCACGAGGAAGATCCCCTTCACCGCGCTCGACGCGAGCGCGACGCAGGTCGACTTCGTCCGCAGGTACGGCAACAAGATCTACTACGGGGACGCCTCCCGGCTCGACCTGCTCCGCGCCGCGCGCGCCGACAAGGCGAAGATCTTCGTGCTGGCGATCGACGACGTCGCGTCGTCGGTGAAGACGGCGGAGGTGGTGAAGCAGCACTTCCCGGACATCCGGATCTACGCGCGCGCCAGGAACCGCCAGCACGCGTATCAGCTCATGGATATCGGCGTGACGGTGCTGGAGCGGGAGACGTTCCTGTCGTCGCTCGAGGTGGCGGCGCGCGTGCTCGAGGGCCTCGGGATGCGGGAGCGGGACGCCCGCGCGACCATCGAGCGGTTCAGGGCCCACGACGAGAAGGTGCTCCTCCGCGGGCACGCTGTGCACAACGACGAGGTCAAGCTCATCGAGGCGGCGAAGCAGGCGGCGCAGGAGCTCGAAGGGCTGTTCGAGTCCGACGAGATCGCGCCGTCCGGCAGGGACGACAAGGCCGCGGCGGTGTGA